The stretch of DNA CTTCTCCGCAACTGCAATTTGAAACAATTTCTAACGCTTTATCAAGAACATCTTCAAAGTTTTCATAGATCTCTGTTATAAAACCGGCTCCAGCTGGAACGTTGTCATAAATGATCAACCTGCTTTCGTTATCCTCTGTTCTATAAATTGTTCCATCTATATCTTCCCTCTTTATGTCAAGAGCTTCAGAAGCTCCTTCCAAAATAGCGTAGAGGAGGGAGTAGTAAGCTTCTTGCTTATAGCTTGTAAGTTGTGGTGTAACTGGAGGAGGATTGATTACAAGGATATCAGTGTAGAACTGGTAACCAAGATAACAGCTGTTCTCATCTTTCTTTTTTCTTCCTTCTTTAAGAACTATGCTCAGGAGACCGGTATTTCTATCTACACGCCTATCTTCATGAAAGTTTATAACAGTTATTCTATTTCTCATAAAGCGAGATATTTCAAATTTTCCAACCGTTTTCTTATCCACTTTTCTGTTATTTTCTATGTTTCCACTAACAAAACTTCTAACTACGGCTCTTGGGATAGGTTTATAGAAAACATCTTTTGAAATAGGAAGTTTTTTCTTATTTTTGCTCTTAAAATTGACTATATCAAAAACTTCTTTGAGCTTTTTCTCGTTGAACTCAACTTTATCAAAAAAATGTCTTATATCTTTTACTTCAAAGCCAAAAGAAGGAACAAGATATTTATTAATTTCTACCTTATCTCCCCCACATGCTGGACAAGTTGTAAATTCTATCTTGTCTTTATCCCATGCATCTTTAAAATACAAACACTTCCGGCATACGAAGAAATAACGAATCTCCGGTTCTTTCTTAGGGAGAATCCTAACGTTAGTTGGCATGATCATGTGTTTTCTAACAACTACTTTTTCCCCGGGAGCATACTCTCTAATGGCGATTTTCAAATCTCTATCTAGTTGTATTTTCTTTGATAGTTTATGTCCAACTATTTTTAAAGGAACTACATCAACGGGAAAACCATATTTCGGAATGAAAACTTTTCTACTGAAAAAACTAATGATATCCTGCCTTTTGATTTGTTCAAGATAGGTTTCATACGCTTTTCCTATGGTAGATAAATAACCTACTTTTCCAAAGTCTCCAAACGATTTTTGAATCTCCAACTTAATTTTCTTTATAACTTCTTCCAGCTCTGAAATATCCTCTTTCAGTTCCTCTTCTATAGTTTCCCATAAAGTTTTAGAATTACTTCCGTAATCTTCTGGTAGTTTTCCATTCCACCATTTCCAATTCTCTAAATCGACTTCATTTCCTATAAGTTTTACCTCCTTTTCCTTCATATTTAAACTGGAAAGGATATTTCTTAGCTCCTCCTTAACTTCAACAGGTTTTGTTTCCATAAACTCTTCAAACTTTTTAAAGGCGTCATTGTCTCTGAAATCTTTAACAAAGACTCTACGACCAGTGAATTCTTTTCTAAGAAAGTAGGACAAAGCGACAGCGTTAAAGTGTCTTAAGAGAATTCTCCTGTTATTCAACTTGATTGCTGGAGGTTTTATTTCTCCTTTTATCATTTTGATAGGATTCTCAAAAACTTTTGAATCGTGAGGTCTGTTGAGAACGTAGGTTAAAATGTAAGCGTTTGTTCCCCTTCTTCCGGCTCTACCTGCTCTCTGGACATAGTTATCGGGTCTCGGTGGAACGTTGTGGAGAAAGACCATTTGAAGAGCTCCTATGTCCACTCCTAACTCAAATGTAGTAGAACAACTTAAGATATTTACATCTCCATTTGTGAATTTTCTCTGAATTTCCTCAGCTTCTTCCTTAGACAACTGAGCAGTGTGTTCTTCAACTATTGCTTTGTAATTCTTTGCTTTTCCTTTCTCCACATCTGAGAAGAAATTTAGGTAAAACTTAGAAACGGGAACACCGTCAATACTCTTCTCAATTAGATTCCCACTACACCCTGAATTTGTGCAGGCATTTTTAACATTCCAAGTATGGATTCTTCCACATTTATTACAGACATAAACTTTTCTGTTTTTCTGAACTCTCCACCTATGCGGTTCGATGACAAATCCTTCATATTCATCATCATGATGAACCAGAACCCTTTCGCTTTTTAAAATTTCCCATATTTCCTTGAGTAGTTCCACAATTTCACCGTCATTCAGAGTGGTTTCTGAAAACACTCTTTTCAAGAGGTGAAATCTTTTATTAGTAGAAAAAGAATCATCTTTTCTTCGGTATGGTATCCAAGAAGCAAGACCTCCCTTTCTTCTTCCGCCTTTATCTTCAAACTCTATTATCCCTCGATAGTCTAATACTTCATTGTCATCTCTAATAATTCTATTTTCTCTCAAACCTGCAAGGAGGTTATAGATAAGAGACTTAATCTCCTCCTTATTTAGATTAGATATTGGATAACCTCTCAAAGCTCTAATTCGTTCCAGAATTTTTTCTTCTTTATCTTTCGGTAAAAGAAACTTAACAAGACCTATCCTTTCCAAAGAATCATAAATAAGAGCAAATTCTCTCATAAAAACAGTGTCTATATCTTCCTGGTCCTCTAAATATTTTTTAAGTTTTTTCTCAAGAAACCTCTTGTCTACCGGTTCATAACTTAGATTCCTGTAAAATAACCATTTTTTCCACATTTCATTGTTAAAATCCTGATAGCCAGTAGCAAAGAAAGCGGCATCTCTCCTACTGTCCGAGAAAGCTATTATTTTCCTATCCTCTTTCTTTTTCGATTTTTCGACCAAGTGTCTAAATAAAACCTCCATGAGAACGGTCTGAGGTCTTTCCTGAGGAGGAGTAAAATAACTGAGCCACATTCCTTTTCTGTGCTTCTTCCCTTCAACTCCACAAGAGGGACATTTTTTAGGCTGAGGAAATACACTGTTTTCTTCTTCTTTAAGTTCGAAAACTTCAAGCCAGTTTTTTCCTTCTTTCTTTTTACGGGAAAGTTCACCAGTCTCTACATTAAGATAACATTTTGATGCTGATTTTCTTTTTTCTTTCGTCATCAGCTCAAGGGTATCTCTCGTTACTTCGTTCGGTATTGCAAGAAAGATTTTTTTCACTTTGTCAAGACCGACTGGATCGCCGGAGTATAGTTCTAATTTCTTTTCGTTCTTTTTGTTATTTATATAGCCTGTTATAAAGACTTCCCCGCAATAGCGGCATGTAGCCAATTGAAAAACTTTCTTTCCATTTCTCGTTCTTTCCATTTTGAAACTAAGATTTTCTATCTTCCCATCGTTACTTAAAGTAACGAAAACTCCATCAGGTGCTTTGACAAAAAAGTGATATCTTGCTTGAAGTTTTCTTAGCTGTGGAAGCAGTTCTTTATCCGATGGAAAGATATTGGAGAATTTCTTTTGAACTTCGGAAAATTCTCTTGGTTTAGAAATAAATTCTTTAATCTTCCCCAAGATATCCTTCTCATTTTCATCTTCAAACTGAGCTCTAACTACGTCTTCTTTATCAAAATTCTCACCAAATATTGCAGTGGCAAATTTTGCAGCTTTCTCGTTAACTTTTTCTTCGTCTTTTCCTCCCAGAGTAGCACTTGCTCCAATGCATATTGGAGATTCAAAACAAGCCCTCTGTTTCAATCTACGAAGGAGACAACCTATTTCTGCTCCTTTAGCTCCATCGTAAACATGAATTTCATCAAGCACGAGGAATTTTAAAGCTTTATCCTCAAAAAGAGGAGACTCCTTTGGTCTCAGAAGTAGATATTCCAGCATGGAGTAGTTGGTTATTAATATATCTGGTGGATTTGAAAGTATATCTTCACGGACTAAAAGTTCTTCTCTACACTCTTTCTTACGTTCCTTATAACTTTTCTCTCCTTCTTTTCTCTTTTTATCAAACTCTTCTTTAGTGTAATAAGTATCACCCGTATATCTTGCAAAAGTTATATCTGTACCTGCAAGAAATTTACGAAGTTCCTCTATTTGATCATTTGCAAGTGCATTCATCGGATAGATGAATATCGCTTTAACTCCGCTTTCCCTTTTACCGCTTCTGACTATGTAGTCAACAACCGGAATTAAGAAACTCAAAGTTTTTCCACTTCCAGTTCCGGTAGAAACAAGCACGTTCTTTTCTTGTCGAACTTTTCTTATAACTTCTTCTTGGTGTTTATAGAGAGAATGCTTAAATTCTTTTTTGAATATTTCCTTCGTTTCTTGTTCTAAAATCCCTTCAGAAACGAGATCTTCCAAGTTTGCACCTTGTTTATAGTTGGGAGTAGCTTGAACATATGGCCCCTTAAAAAACTTTTCTTTCTCTTCATCCATTTTTTCTCTTAGTTTGTCGTTTATATAGGAATATTTTGTTCTACAAATGGTATCAAGATAAAGATTAAATACTTTTTTTATTTCTTCCGTAAGTTTAAGGGGATCGATCTGCATCTATTCCTCCTCAATAGTCAAATATTTATTAACGATTCTGCGAAGGTATATATTTCTTTTTATCTGCTTCAAAATTTTTAAAGAAAGTTCTCTATCTCCTTTCATTTCTCTATCAACGATTTTTATACATTTAATGACAAACTCAATAAATCGTTTCCCCAACTCATCGGTTTCTGAAAGAGAAAGGTATAGAAACTCGCGAATTTTCTGTTTTTCTATTTCTTTAAGTTCTCTTGGAATTTTATATTTTAGTCTCCTAGAAACAAATCCATTATTTCTAACCATGCTGCTTTTCAACAAAAGTTCAAGAATTCTTTGTAATGAACATTTTCTCTTTCTACTCTTTCTACCAATAGTAAGGGTTTTTACATGCCTATTTTCGGAATATAACACGAGAGACAAAGGATAAACAAGTTTCTTGGGAGATAGTTGAGACAGATCCAATTCTTTTTCCCCAGAAAACTTATAAATCTCTTCTCCACATCTGTTGTAGAGATAAGCATATATTCCTTTTGGAAGCTTGGGAAGGAGAATCTTTTTCTTAACATCATCGTAAATTTCTCCAGATTGGAGTTTCTCAATGGCAGGATGAGAAACCTTGAAACTTCCAAACTCTTCCTCTATCTTTTCGCCAAGTTGATAAAAATTTCCTTTATAGGAGATGTTAAAGTTTTTTTCTAACTTTGGTCTTTCTGGAAGAAGGTAAATTTTCTGGGTTATTCTCTTCTTGCTACGGTAGGAAACTTTGTAAATTCCTGCTCTGGAAAAATGGGAAGGAAGATCATCTAAGGTATAGATTCCTTCCGGTGTTTCCAATAGAAGATCCTTTACAGCAGGAGAAACTTTTATAAAGAATTTTTTAGAGAATACTTTTCCCTTACCTCCAACTGGGACAAGAAAGTCTATATCTTCTCCCTCAAATTCAATAAGTCTTCCTAAATCTTCAACCTGAATTTTTAGACCATCAATTTCTAAACCTTCAACAGAATCCTCGATTCTTACAAGTTTACATCCATTTACCTCTTTTTCCTCTGGAAAATACCAGTCATTAAGCCAATTTTCATCAAGTTCCTCATAAAGCTCTTTCTTAATCAATAGGTAGGACGGTTCTTCTGAAAGATACAGTATTTCTTCTTTTTCATCCTTCCAACTTCTTATTCCTTTTTTATCTATAGATAGGAATAAGAAATCTTCCTTTTTTAACAAATTAGATAGATTATCTTTTGTCTGGTCTTTAACAGTTTTAAGCTTTTGGAGCTTGTAATCATGTAAAGCTTTTATTAACCAATCTGGAAGATCATAGTTGTTGCTATCTCCATTAAAAAAGGAAAAGACTTCACGTAAAACCTTCTTTAAAGGAACAAAGGTTTCTTCAAACTGGCAGGCATAGATAAATGTTTGTATCTTGTATTGGGATTTTTTGATCAGTTCCTCAAGCTTATCTTTTTCTAAAACATAGAGATGTTCTTCATCACCTTTTAACCTACTATAAATGAAGTAAGCCATTCTAACGAATTTATTTTTTAACCTTGGAGGAACTAAAACATGGAGAAGGATTAGGTTTACTTTTCCGTTTCCAGGTACTTTTTCTGGACAGAATAGATTTGCCTTGTCCAGTATTTTCTTAAAAGACTCAAAAAATTCGTTTTGTTCTTTTAATGATAGACCTTTCCAAAATTCTCGACCGTCTTCCCCGTATTGTTCACCTAAGAAGAGTAGATATACAAACCTATTTAAATCCTTTATACAACTATTAGCAATTCTCTCATTCATTCCTAAATATTCCTTAGCAAAAGCAACCATCTTTTCAACTGTTCTTCCGCGTAAACTCCTCGACTCTCGATAAATTTCAGACTTCAGTTTTTTAAGCTTTTCTAGTTCTCTCCATATACCTGGAATCTCCCACAGTAGCTGATAACCCAAATCTCCCTCCCTAATATTGAGTTATAATTTTTTTGTTTCAATTTCTTTTAGTGCCTCGTCAAAAACAAGTTTTTTTCTCTTCAATCAACTTTAAAACACCATGCCTTCTTCTTTCCCTATCTATAAGCCATTTCTGGAGAGAATCTCTGATAAGCTTACAGAAACTCTCTCTTTTGTCCTTTGCTATTCTTTTCAGTTCTTCTGCGAACTTCTTATCAATAATAATGGTTATTTTCTCTATTGCTATATGGTATGTGGTTATAAACATAAAGTCAATATTATTAAAATTGTATATAGAATCTCTTGAAGAAAATATGGTCTATAACCAAGGAACCGTGACGGAAGTATTCCCCCCTCAGAAGCTAAAAGAAGGCTATGACTGCCGTCGTTAATAAGCTTGTCCATATTTCACTCGCTATGCTTTCTAAAGGTTAGTGTTTCTGGTATCCTTTCCAATCCCTGTTTCAATTTCTGGTAGTTGACTTCCTGAAGCAGAATGACAGAAATAATTTCATCCAAAAACAAAATCCCCCCGCACCTTCCTACTCGGCACGGGGGGATTATAACGCTTTTTAAAAACTACTTACTTACTTCTTTCACCAATAATCTGCTCTGCAACGTTTGGCGGAACTTCCTCATAGTGGCTGAACTTCATGATGTAGGTAGCTCTACCCTGCGTCATAGAACGAAGGTCTGTAGCGTAACCAAACATCTCAGCAAGTGGAACGAGCGCTCTAATTACCTGAGCGTTACCGCGGGCTTCCATTCCTTGAACGCGACCACGCCTCTTGTTAAGGTCACCAATAACGTCACCCATAAACTCTTCAGGCGTAGTAACTTCAACTTCCATTATAGGCTCAAGGAGAACAGGATTAGCCTTCTTAGCACCTTCCTTAAACGCCATAGAACCGGCAATCTTAAACGCCATTTCAGAAGAGTCAACCTCGTGGTATGAACCGTCAAACAGCGTAACCTTGATATCAACCATAGGATATCCGGCAACAACGCCAGTTTCCATAGCTTCTCTTACACCAGCCTCAACGGCAGGAATGTATTCTTTAGGAACAACACCACCCTTAATTGTTTCGTGGAATTCAAATCCCTTACCAGGCTCAAGAGGCTCTATCTTAAGCCATACGTGACCGTATTGACCTCTACCACCTGTCTGCTTGATGAATTTACCTTCAGAAGTAACCTCTTTTCTAATTGTTTCTCTGTAAGCAACCTGAGGCTTACCAACGTTAACGTCAACGCCGAATTCTCTCTTCAATCTATCAACGATAATCTCAAGGTGAAGCTCACCCATTCCGGAAATAATCGTCTGTCCGGTCTCATGATCCATAGAAACGCGGAAAGATGGGTCTTCCTTGGCAAGCTTCTGTAATGCAAGAGAAAGCTTCTCCTGGTCAGCTTTTGTCTTAGGCTCAACCGCAACAGAGATAACCGGCTCTGGGAACTCCATAGCTTCAAGAAGAATTGGATGGTCAGGGTCACAAAGAGTATCACCTGTGTAAGTCTCTCTCAAACCAACAGCAGCGGCGATATCACCGGCACCAAGAACCGGAATTTCCTCTCTCTTGTTCGCGTGCATACGGAGAATTCTTGCAAGTCTTTCTTTTTTATCTCTTGTAGCGTTGTAAACGTAGGAACCGGACTCCATCAAACCGGAATAAACTCTCACGAACGTAAGCTGTCCAACGTAGGGGTCTGTAAGAATCTTAAACGCGAGAGCTGCGAACGGAGCGTCGTAAGAAGCAGGTCTCTCTTCCTCTTCGCCAGTTTTCGGATTAATACCCTTAATAGGAGGAATATCAAGCGGAGAAGGAAGATAATCAACTACTGCATCAAGAAGTGGCTGAACGCCCTTGTTCTTGAACGCGGAACCGCAAAGCATCGGGAAGAACTTAAGCTCAATAGTTCCTTTTCTGATAGCGGCTTTTATCTCATCTTCAGTAATCTCTTCACCTTCAAGGTACTTCATCATTATCTCTTCATCTACGTCAGCAATCGCCTCAAGCATCTTCTCGCGCCACTCTTCAGCAACAGGTACAAGGTCTTCAGGAATATCCTCGTAGTGGAACTTCGCACCAAGAGTTTCTTCTTCCCAAATAATTGCTTTCATAGTAATAAGGTCAACCACACCTTTAAATTCATCTTCAGCACCAACAGGTATTTGAAGAGGAACAGGCTTAGCACCAAGTTTTTCTTCAACTTCTCCAACAACCTTGAAGAAGTCAGCACCAATTCTGTCCATCTTGTTAACAAAGATTATTCTTGGAACGCGGTATTTGTCCGCCTGTCTCCAGACAGTTTCCGTCTGAGGCTGAACACCGCCAACGGAACAGAGAATAGTTACCGCACCGTCAAGAACCCTCAAAGAACGCTCAACTTCAATGG from Desulfurobacterium pacificum encodes:
- a CDS encoding DEAD/DEAH box helicase, producing MQIDPLKLTEEIKKVFNLYLDTICRTKYSYINDKLREKMDEEKEKFFKGPYVQATPNYKQGANLEDLVSEGILEQETKEIFKKEFKHSLYKHQEEVIRKVRQEKNVLVSTGTGSGKTLSFLIPVVDYIVRSGKRESGVKAIFIYPMNALANDQIEELRKFLAGTDITFARYTGDTYYTKEEFDKKRKEGEKSYKERKKECREELLVREDILSNPPDILITNYSMLEYLLLRPKESPLFEDKALKFLVLDEIHVYDGAKGAEIGCLLRRLKQRACFESPICIGASATLGGKDEEKVNEKAAKFATAIFGENFDKEDVVRAQFEDENEKDILGKIKEFISKPREFSEVQKKFSNIFPSDKELLPQLRKLQARYHFFVKAPDGVFVTLSNDGKIENLSFKMERTRNGKKVFQLATCRYCGEVFITGYINNKKNEKKLELYSGDPVGLDKVKKIFLAIPNEVTRDTLELMTKEKRKSASKCYLNVETGELSRKKKEGKNWLEVFELKEEENSVFPQPKKCPSCGVEGKKHRKGMWLSYFTPPQERPQTVLMEVLFRHLVEKSKKKEDRKIIAFSDSRRDAAFFATGYQDFNNEMWKKWLFYRNLSYEPVDKRFLEKKLKKYLEDQEDIDTVFMREFALIYDSLERIGLVKFLLPKDKEEKILERIRALRGYPISNLNKEEIKSLIYNLLAGLRENRIIRDDNEVLDYRGIIEFEDKGGRRKGGLASWIPYRRKDDSFSTNKRFHLLKRVFSETTLNDGEIVELLKEIWEILKSERVLVHHDDEYEGFVIEPHRWRVQKNRKVYVCNKCGRIHTWNVKNACTNSGCSGNLIEKSIDGVPVSKFYLNFFSDVEKGKAKNYKAIVEEHTAQLSKEEAEEIQRKFTNGDVNILSCSTTFELGVDIGALQMVFLHNVPPRPDNYVQRAGRAGRRGTNAYILTYVLNRPHDSKVFENPIKMIKGEIKPPAIKLNNRRILLRHFNAVALSYFLRKEFTGRRVFVKDFRDNDAFKKFEEFMETKPVEVKEELRNILSSLNMKEKEVKLIGNEVDLENWKWWNGKLPEDYGSNSKTLWETIEEELKEDISELEEVIKKIKLEIQKSFGDFGKVGYLSTIGKAYETYLEQIKRQDIISFFSRKVFIPKYGFPVDVVPLKIVGHKLSKKIQLDRDLKIAIREYAPGEKVVVRKHMIMPTNVRILPKKEPEIRYFFVCRKCLYFKDAWDKDKIEFTTCPACGGDKVEINKYLVPSFGFEVKDIRHFFDKVEFNEKKLKEVFDIVNFKSKNKKKLPISKDVFYKPIPRAVVRSFVSGNIENNRKVDKKTVGKFEISRFMRNRITVINFHEDRRVDRNTGLLSIVLKEGRKKKDENSCYLGYQFYTDILVINPPPVTPQLTSYKQEAYYSLLYAILEGASEALDIKREDIDGTIYRTEDNESRLIIYDNVPAGAGFITEIYENFEDVLDKALEIVSNCSCGEDSCCPSCLLSYSNQYFADLLQRRFARDLIEIGKAGVRG
- the fusA gene encoding elongation factor G; this encodes MSKNQALIKQIKVPLEKVRNIGIIAHIDAGKTTTTERILYYTGRIHKIGEVHEGAAEMDWMEQEKERGITITSATTTCFWRDHRINIVDTPGHVDFTIEVERSLRVLDGAVTILCSVGGVQPQTETVWRQADKYRVPRIIFVNKMDRIGADFFKVVGEVEEKLGAKPVPLQIPVGAEDEFKGVVDLITMKAIIWEEETLGAKFHYEDIPEDLVPVAEEWREKMLEAIADVDEEIMMKYLEGEEITEDEIKAAIRKGTIELKFFPMLCGSAFKNKGVQPLLDAVVDYLPSPLDIPPIKGINPKTGEEEERPASYDAPFAALAFKILTDPYVGQLTFVRVYSGLMESGSYVYNATRDKKERLARILRMHANKREEIPVLGAGDIAAAVGLRETYTGDTLCDPDHPILLEAMEFPEPVISVAVEPKTKADQEKLSLALQKLAKEDPSFRVSMDHETGQTIISGMGELHLEIIVDRLKREFGVDVNVGKPQVAYRETIRKEVTSEGKFIKQTGGRGQYGHVWLKIEPLEPGKGFEFHETIKGGVVPKEYIPAVEAGVREAMETGVVAGYPMVDIKVTLFDGSYHEVDSSEMAFKIAGSMAFKEGAKKANPVLLEPIMEVEVTTPEEFMGDVIGDLNKRRGRVQGMEARGNAQVIRALVPLAEMFGYATDLRSMTQGRATYIMKFSHYEEVPPNVAEQIIGERSK